The DNA sequence CCGATGGCGTCGGGACCAAGCTTATGATAGCCCAGGCGTTAAATATGCATTCCGGAGTAGGTTTTGACCTGGTAGGCATGTGCGTTAATGATGTCGCTACGACGGGAGCAAGGCCCTTGTTTTTCCTTGATTATATCGCTACAGGAAAATTACAGACGGGTGTATTGACAAACGTGGTAAAGTCTATCGTCGCGGCCTGCGGGCAATCCGGATACGCGCTTGTCGGAGGTGAAACGGCCGAGATGCCCGGCATGTATGACGCGGGAGAATATGACCTCGCGGGTTTTTGCGTGGGCGTGGTAAACAAAAAGGACATTATAGACGGCTCGCGCATCAAGAAAGGCGATATAATACTCGGTTTAGAGTCAAGCGGGCCCCATTCAAACGGATATTCGTTAATAAGAAAGGTATTTTCGCTCCGCCAGATCAAACGGCTTAAGCATAGCCTTCTGGCTCCCACGCTTTTATATACCCAGCCCTTGCTCGCCGTCCAGGAAAAGATAACGCTTAAGGGTATAGCGCACA is a window from the Candidatus Omnitrophota bacterium genome containing:
- the purM gene encoding phosphoribosylformylglycinamidine cyclo-ligase, which translates into the protein DGVGTKLMIAQALNMHSGVGFDLVGMCVNDVATTGARPLFFLDYIATGKLQTGVLTNVVKSIVAACGQSGYALVGGETAEMPGMYDAGEYDLAGFCVGVVNKKDIIDGSRIKKGDIILGLESSGPHSNGYSLIRKVFSLRQIKRLKHSLLAPTLLYTQPLLAVQEKITLKGIAHITGGAYEDKVSRIIPKGLCAFIAKNSWQVPDIFKLIQKKGGIKDSEMYRVFNMGIGMIVVVNPEHAKDACRILKAFGIKAFVIGQIAKGQSRVKLI